One region of Dysidea avara chromosome 1, odDysAvar1.4, whole genome shotgun sequence genomic DNA includes:
- the LOC136236977 gene encoding uncharacterized protein, giving the protein MDYKRRIDVALQPPSAAPHTVSTTPAVVVVSPPGAVAKTRLPKLSLAKFKGLSLTEANYDSAIELLKKRFGNTKQIIATHMEEIFRLPACIGDRAQPLRRLYDKMMVHIRGLKSLGIETTQYGSVLIPVLMSKLPDGVRLRVARENREETWEINHLMSTILIEVEARETSEGARILSQKSVVHPKTHVGGFNPTANSLVTNNYTVKCVYCGEAHYSASCKKVVSVKDRKEVLIRMGRCFVCLKSNHRARDCESHRNCRYCHRRHHQSLCEPQTTNQRDHNVEQAEATNGSETSIENVRILFDNGSQRSYITDSLKTRLGLSPIRKEKLNLNTFGDSKFKTQNCDVVRVYLRKPLSENLYCINALSFPTICSAIPSPVDLSAYPVLNELELADCQVSPGQNHIDILVGSDFYWSLVTGEIIRTERGLIAVCSTLGWLISGPAETAVTEELAHTHSNLAISYFNESSSSESQDDQLVTALKKFWEVETLGIECIENAPSDDIFLQGLKFKGNHYEVGLPWIGDHVKLSDNRDPCFSRLKLLHKRLLKNPDILHEYDCVIQDQLERGIIESIPMQQTNKEKGSIHYMPHHPVIRKGRSTTKVRIVYDGSAKSKESGLSLNDCLQTGPNLIPRLFDVMVRFRSHLIALTADIEKAFLMIGISESDRDMLRFLWFKDPHREDSEVVQFRFTRLVFGLRPSPAILGAVIAHHAHKYHDSQPELCQCIERSLYVDDLIAGADTIGNAFKLYKTAKSVMSEGGFNLRKWNSNSPSLLTMIKSEQNNQKPKLEFDRVKELEPDSDKLLGIQWFHEPDEFRFCFGELQAHARGLPSNKRTVLRVTAAIFDPMGFLSPFVILLKVMFQTLCVNKSHWDDPLPPDLAHRWNQLLESLNTLNMVVVPRCYFVLGKRPERVELHGFSDASEHAYAAVLYLRTRYSDGSVSVRLVASKTKVAPLKKQTIPRLELLGALILARLTKVVQGLISNLNGQFFWVDSMTALCWIRNDKVWKQYVQHRVDEIRQLSDRELWRHCPGRLNPADLPSRGTMASELIDQVLWWQGPNFLRESIANWPTIEVYDLNHEAQMEMVKNITPITLSLVSTSSTFVCQSIKELIDCKKYGGLNRLLRVTSYVIRFIKKCRKQTDSFEPFISRSEMNQSELLWIKSIQRSFFAREIQYFRSCSGPCPLLVKQFGLFLDNQEVLRCKGRLNNSSLCLLSKNPAILPHDDYFVKLLVLWAHQNVKHSGVADTLTYLRERFWILKGRQVVRRVVKSCTVCRMLEGPSYSSVTAPDLPNERVSDQPPFTHTGVDFAGPLYISEKNVSEKVYICLFTCASTRAIHLELTPNMGVDSFLLAIRRFASRRGLPATLMSDNAKTFQSSAKELIKISRSKEISQYLTNNRITWRFIVEKAPWWGGFWERMVQGVKRCLRKTVGLEAVINARPLTYVQDDVDGISYTLSPSHLIYGRRIAEKPNDSHFDISSTHETLTKRYKTQRHLLNQFTKQWRKEYLTGLRESHRVNSRRTGTSIDVTVGDVVVLKDDSTKRAFWKLGLVEELIAGRDGKIRAALVRVGSGDTPTRLLKRSILHLYPVEVKNPTVSCE; this is encoded by the exons ATGGACTATAAGCGTCGAATTGACGTAGCCTTACAACCGCCGTCTGCCGCACCCCACACAGTTAGTACCACCCcagctgttgttgttgtatCACCACCTGGAGCTGTTGCAAAAACGCGTCTACCCAAATTGAGTTTGGCTAAGTTCAAAG GGCTCAGTCTAACAGAAGCCAACTATGATTCAGCTATAGAATTGTTGAAGAAGAGATTTGGCAACACTAAACAGATTATTGCTACCCACATGGAAGAAATCTTCAGACTTCCTGCTTGTATTGGAGATCGTGCCCAGCCTTTGAGACGGTTATATGACAAGATGATGGTTCACATACGTGGGTTGAAATCCCTGGGCATTGAGACTACCCAGTATGGCAGTGTGCTCATTCCTGTCCTCATGTCCAAACTACCAGATGGAGTACGTCTAAGAGTGGCTAGAGAGAATCGAGAGGAAACCTGGGAGATTAATCACCTGATGAGCACTATTCTTATAGAAGTTGAAGCCAGGGAAACTAGTGAAGGGGCCAGAATCTTATCACAGAAGAGTGTTGTTCACCCTAAGACACATGTTGGTGGCTTTAATCCTACTGCTAACTCTTTAGTAACTAATAACTACACTGTCAAATGTGTGTATTGTGGTGAGGCACATTACTCAGCTTCATGTAAGAAGGTAGTCAGTGTGAAAGATCGTAAGGAAGTCTTAATAAGAATGGGGAGATGCTTTGTTTGTTTGAAGTCTAATCATAGGGCTCGGGACTGTGAATCTCACAGAAACTGTCGTTATTGTCATCGTAGACACCACCAGTCCTTGTGTGAACCACAAACAACAAACCAACGTGACCATAATGTGGAACAGGCTGAAGCTACCAATGGAAGTGAAACCAGCATTGAGAATGTGAGGATACTCTTTGATAATGGTAGCCAACGCTCCTACATCACAGACTCATTGAAGACAAGACTTGGACTGTCACCCATCAGAAAGGAGAAGCTCAACCTCAACACCTTCGGTGATAGTAAGTTTAAAACACAGAATTGTGATGTTGTTAGAGTGTATTTGCGGAAACCTTTGAGTGAGaacttgtattgtattaatgcattAAGCTTTCCAACTATATGCTCTGCAATACCCAGTCCTGTTGACCTTAGTGCTTACCCCGTGTTGAATGAGCTCGAATTGGCTGATTGCCAGGTCTCACCAGGTCAGAACCACATTGACATTCTCGTAGGCTCAGACTTCTATTGGTCCCTTGTGACCGGGGAGATTATTCGTACTGAAAGAGGACTTATAGCTGTTTGTAGTACATTGGGCTGGCTTATATCAGGACCTGCTGAGACTGCTGTTACTGAGGAATTGGCCCATACTCATTCCAATCTTGCTATTAGTTATTTTAATGAATCTAGTTCTTCTGAATCCCAGGATGACCAACTTGTTACTGCTCTTAAGAAATTTTGGGAAGTTGAGACTCTTGGTATTGAATGTATTGAGAATGCCCCTTCAGATGACATTTTTCTACAAGGGTTGAAATTTAAGGGCAATCACTATGAGGTAGGCTTACCTTGGATAGGGGACCATGTTAAGCTTTCTGATAATCGTGATCCTTGTTTTAGTCGTTTGAAATTACTTCATAAAAGATTGCTTAAGAATCCTGACATTCTTCATGAATATGATTGCGTTATACAAGATCAGTTAGAAAGGGGTATAATTGAGAGTATTCCCATGCAACAAACTAACAAGGAGAAGGGTTCTATTCATTACATGCCCCACCATCCTGTTATACGGAAGGGGCGGAGCACTACTAAGGTCAGAATAGTATATGATGGGTCTGCCAAATCAAAGGAGTCTGGATTATCTTTGAATGATTGCTTACAAACAGGGCCTAACCTTATTCCCAGATTATTTGACGTTATGGTACGATTTCGTAGTCATTTGATAGCATTAACTGCAGATATAGAGAAGGCCTTTCTCATGATTGGCATTAGTGAGTCTGACAGAGACATGTTGCGTTTTCTTTGGTTCAAGGACCCTCACCGTGAAGATAGTGAAGTTGTTCAATTTAGATTTACCCGTTTAGTTTTTGGGCTGCGACCATCACCAGCCATTCTAGGAGCTGTAATTGCTCACCACGCTCATAAGTACCATGACAGTCAGCCTGAACTGTGCCAGTGTATAGAGCGGTCCTTGTATGTTGATGATCTCATTGCTGGGGCTGATACTATTGGTAATGCCTTTAAGTTATACAAGACAGCTAAATCAGTGATGTCAGAGGGTGGCTTTAACTTGCGCAAATGGAATTCCAATTCTCCTTCTTTGTTAACGATGATTAAATCAGAGCAGAATAATCAGAAACCCAAATTGGAGTTTGATAGGGTGAAGGAATTAGAACCTGATTCAGACAAGCTACTTGGAATTCAATGGTTTCATGAGCCTGATGAATTTAGATTCTGCTTTGGGGAGTTACAGGCTCATGCAAGAGGCTTGCCATCCAACAAACGAACGGTACTGCGTGTGACTGCTGCCATTTTTGATCCAATGGGTTTTCTTAGTCCGTTTGTTATTCTTCTGAAGGTAATGTTTCAAACACTTTGTGTTAACAAGTCCCACTGGGATGATCCTCTCCCGCCAGACCTGGCTCATAGGTGGAATCAATTATTAGAGAGCTTGAATACCTTGAATATGGTTGTGGTACCCAGATGTTATTTTGTATTAGGGAAGCGCCCAGAAAGAGTTGAGCTCCATGGGTTCAGTGACGCTTCAGAACATGCCTATGCGGCTGTATTGTACTTAAGAACTCGCTACTCTGATGGAAGTGTATCAGTGAGATTAGTAGCATCCAAGACCAAGGTTGCTCCCCTTAAGAAACAAACAATTCCACGACTTGAGCTATTGGGAGCATTGATTCTTGCGAGGCTTACTAAGGTTGTCCAAGGCTTGATTTCCAATCTCAATGGTCAATTTTTTTGGGTGGATTCCATGACTGCACTTTGTTGGATCCGTAATGACAAGGTATGGAAACAGTACGTGCAACACAGAGTTGATGAGATCCGTCAGCTTAGTGATCGAGAGTTGTGGAGACATTGTCCTGGAAGATTAAATCCGGCTGACTTGCCTTCAAGGGGCACCATGGCTTCAGAGTTGATTGACCAAGTGTTGTGGTGGCAAGGACCGAACTTCCTGAGGGAATCAATTGCAAACTGGCCAACCATTGAAGTGTATGACCTCAATCATGAAGCACAGATGGAGATGGTAAAGAACATAACCCCAATTACTCTTTCCTTGGTCTCCACAAGTTCAACCTTTGTGTGTCAGTCTATTAAGGAGTTGATTGATTGCAAGAAATATGGAGGCTTAAATCGATTATTGCGTGTAACCTCTTATGTGATTCGGTTCATTAAGAAGTGCAGGAAACAAACCGACTCATTTGAACCTTTCATATCTCGTAGTGAAATGAATCAATCAGAGCTATTATGGATTAAGTCTATACAACGTAGTTTTTTTGCTCGTGAAATCCAATATTTCCGTTCTTGCTCAGGTCCGTGTCCTCTACTAGTCAAGCAATTTGGGCTGTTTTTAGATAACCAGGAAGTTTTACGTTGTAAAGGCCGACTCAACAATTCGTCTCTGTGTCTACTGAGCAAGAACCCAGCCATATTACCACATGATGATTATTTTGTAAAACTGTTGGTCTTGTGGGCTCATCAGAATGTAAAGCATAGTGGTGTTGCAGACACGCTAACTTATTTACGAGAACGTTTTTGGATCCTGAAGGGACGCCAAGTCGTCAGAAGAGTTGTAAAGTCTTGCACTGTTTGCCGTATGCTTGAAGGCCCATCATACTCTTCAGTTACAGCACCAGACTTACCAAATGAACGAGTTTCAGACCAGCCACCATTTACTCACACAGGTGTTGACTTTGCTGGACCCCTGTATATTTCAGAGAAGAATGTCAGTGAGAAAGTATACATATGTCTGTTTACTTGTGCGTCGACGAGGGCTATTCATCTTGAGCTCACCCCAAATATGGGAGTAGATTCTTTTTTATTGGCTATAAGAAGATTTGCCAGTCGACGAGGGCTGCCAGCAACGTTGATGTCTGATAATGCTAAAACCTTTCAGTCATCAGCTAAAGAATTGATTAAGATTTCTAGGTCAAAGGAGATAAGTCAATACTTGACCAATAATCGAATTACATGGAGGTTTATTGTTGAGAAGGCACCATGGTGGGGAGGATTTTGGGAGAGGATGGTACAAGGAGTGAAGAGATGTCTTAGAAAGACTGTGGGTC TTGAGGCAGTCATCAATGCTCGCCCCCTCACTTATGTACAGGATGATGTTGATGGAATCAGCTATACTCTTTCTCCATCCCACCTGATTTATGGACGACGGATTGCTGAAAAACCGAATGACAGTCATTTTGATATATCCAGTACGCATGAAACACTCACCAAGAGGTACAAGACACAGAGACACTTGTTGAATCAGTTTACCAAGCAatggaggaaggaatatttgaCAGGACTGAGGGAATCACATCGAGTAAATTCAAGACGAACAGGAACTTCTATAGATGTCACTGTTGGAGATGTTGTTGTTTTGAAGGACGATAGCACGAAGAGAGCCTTTTGGAAACTGGGACTTGTGGAAGAGCTGATTGCTGGAAGAGATGGCAAGATTAGAGCAGCATTGGTACGAGTAGGGAGTGGTGATACTCCAACACGTTTGTTGAAGCGAAGTATTTTACACCTGTACCCAGTTGAAGTCAAGAACCCAACAGTGTCTTGTGAATGA